The Chryseobacterium phocaeense genome includes the window AAAAGCTGCTTTGAAAGGCAGCTTTCGTTTTTTAAGGACATTGCGCGATGGGAACCTCGCTGCAAACTACTTTGTTCATCCATTCGCAGTATACGCAATATTTCTTAGGTTGACCTCCATACACGGATTTCAAATCAGTTTTTGTCAGTTTCTTTAGATTTTTCATATCGTTTTAATTTTATGTTTGACAAATTTATAACGAAGTTTCCCACTATTTATTACAGTTTTATATTTAAAACTTTCATTATTCATAGGTTGTAATGAAGCCATTACCCGCATCATTACAGGAAAAACTGTTTAAAATTTATTTTATATCTTTAGATAACCAAAATCATCACACTTAATCACTAAAAATATTAAAATGATCACACCAAAAGGAGCCCATGTCGGGCAATTCGAGCCAGCAAAAAAATCACAGATTTCCAACGGTCTGCTTTCCGGACAGGATGAGATGGGCAATTACAACAAAGGCATATGCCATGATGTAGTAGCCTATGCCCTTTATATGAGGGGTGCTGCTATTTCTCCGGACGAACTTGTACAGTACCGTGCCCAGGGATGGCTTAATAAATTCAATTATTCTGCGGGCGACAAATGGGATGGTTATGCTATCATTCCCAAAGGAAAAGCCATTGGTTTTTACAGACTAAGGGATAAAACGTGGTTCCATTCTGCTGTTACTACCGGAAACGGGGCAGAAATCAGATCGGTGAACGGATTTTCACTGGGTACGGCATGGTCCATTCCCGTGGATATGAAATGGGTACTGGGCAAAAAGAATGAAGACGGAACATTCAACTATGATGGTACCAAAATAGAAGTCTACATCTCTCCGTTATAAAAGAGACGATTAGTTTTAATCTATTACAATGTTACCACCAATAGATATTAAAGAGCGAACCCCTATTTGGATCGCTCTTTCTGATTTTTATCTGGATACGGAACTTCAGGATTCCGATTTCCGGTATATCGCTAAAACCATTCTGGAAAGTCCTTATACCTTTGAGGAGATAAAAAGTATCAACAGGTATGAGGTTTTCCCTGTTCTGCAATCCAATCTGATGCAGCCGGCCGGTGAATGGGCCGGATTTAATGAAAAAATACTGATTAAGGCCATTACCGATCATCTTGTTGCCAGAAACAGGATAAATACCATGATGATCAGTATCAGTTATGCGAGGTATGGATGGATGCAGGAGGAGTATTGGGTGAGACTCGAAAAGATGTATCATGAAATGCGAAAAAACTAAATAAAAACCAGTTTTCACAAATTTTTTTCTTATTCTATTCTCTTATGTATTACTGACCTCTGATTATTCTTTGGGTTTCAAGTTCTTCAATAATAAACTCGGCATCACTTTCCGTAATGTATTTATTTTCATACAGCCAATGAATCCTTGCTATTTGGGTCTGAGTAGGAATCAACTTATCCACCTTATAGTATTCTCTGAGATAATATTCCTTTTTGCCTTTTTTTATTTCAGCAATAAATGCATCCACCTCTTCCATTTCTTTCTTTCGGTAAGAAAATAAAAGTGGTTTTGAAGCCGCAATATTCTTAGCATTTTCTATTTTAAATTCATTATTACAGAGAGCTGTTATCACAAAAGCAGGCATCATCGCAATAACAAAAACAATCATTCCGGCAGATTGGGAAAGCTGATAACTTTCATTAATAATAATCGTAAGCATTATTGAGTTAAGTACTACGGATACAGCTATCCCTATCAGGACAAAATCTTTTGTTTTTCTGAAAACACTTTCATCATCATAA containing:
- a CDS encoding DUF7079 family protein, translating into MLPPIDIKERTPIWIALSDFYLDTELQDSDFRYIAKTILESPYTFEEIKSINRYEVFPVLQSNLMQPAGEWAGFNEKILIKAITDHLVARNRINTMMISISYARYGWMQEEYWVRLEKMYHEMRKN
- a CDS encoding bacteriocin-like protein, whose amino-acid sequence is MKNLKKLTKTDLKSVYGGQPKKYCVYCEWMNKVVCSEVPIAQCP